The following proteins come from a genomic window of Novosphingobium sp. P6W:
- a CDS encoding bifunctional rhamnulose-1-phosphate aldolase/short-chain dehydrogenase: MDTITAPAHEAASAPAIPFAVPASRWDESVAATLSPPQLLLYRSNLLGSDLTVTNFGGGNTSAKLEEVDPLTGEPVEVLWVKGSGGDIGSMTLDGFATLYQHKLLGLEAHYAGPEDDDKMVGYLPHCTFNLNARAASIDTPLHSLLPFAHVDHVHPDAIIALAASSGGEAATQEIWGGRIGWLPWKRPGYTLGVMLRDYVAANPEVEGVMLAGHGIICWADSARACYEHSVGLIADAANYLNAKLAQKPAFGGAAVSVSADRAAIAAGLMPRLRALMTGARRKLGHFSDDAEALEFVNSAQFQRLADLGTSCPDHFLRTKIAPLTLDPARLGDDAYLAEKVAAYRDLYAAYYERCKRPNSPAMRDPNPVVVLVPGVGRITFAADKTTARLAGEFYGNAINVMRGAEAIGDYIALDEQEAFDIEYWLLEEAKLQRMPAPRPLVGRIALVTGGAGGIGAATAARLMAEGACVLLADRDAAAVEEVRAGFARQFGRDAVRAAVCDVTDEAQVADAFAFAAREFGGLDILVANAGIASSAPIEETTIELWNRNYDVLAQGYFLTSRAAWPLLRGMKEQGGTSVVFIGSKNGVAAATNASAYASAKAAANHLARCLALEGAPHGIRVNVVNPDAVIKGSRIWDGDWRKERAGAHGIDSGRELEEHYRQRSMLKRDVLPSDIAEAVYFLAGDQSAKSTGNMINVDAGNAQAFTR; the protein is encoded by the coding sequence ATGGATACGATCACCGCTCCCGCTCACGAAGCGGCTTCCGCCCCCGCAATTCCCTTTGCCGTACCGGCCAGCCGCTGGGACGAATCGGTCGCCGCTACGCTCTCTCCTCCGCAGTTGCTGCTCTATCGCTCCAACCTGCTCGGTTCCGATCTCACCGTCACCAATTTTGGCGGCGGCAATACCTCGGCCAAGCTGGAGGAGGTCGATCCGCTGACTGGCGAGCCGGTCGAAGTGCTGTGGGTCAAGGGTTCGGGCGGCGACATCGGTTCAATGACGCTCGACGGCTTCGCGACCCTGTATCAGCACAAGCTGTTGGGCCTTGAGGCGCACTATGCCGGCCCTGAAGACGACGACAAGATGGTCGGCTACCTGCCGCACTGCACTTTCAACCTGAACGCGCGCGCGGCCTCGATCGATACGCCGCTGCACTCGCTGCTGCCTTTCGCGCATGTCGACCATGTCCATCCCGACGCGATCATCGCGCTGGCCGCCAGTTCGGGCGGTGAAGCTGCCACGCAGGAGATCTGGGGCGGCCGCATCGGCTGGTTGCCGTGGAAGCGCCCCGGCTACACGCTGGGAGTGATGCTGCGCGATTATGTCGCGGCCAACCCTGAGGTCGAAGGCGTGATGCTTGCCGGGCATGGCATCATCTGCTGGGCGGACAGCGCCCGCGCCTGCTACGAACATTCAGTCGGGTTGATCGCCGATGCTGCGAATTACCTTAACGCAAAGCTGGCGCAAAAGCCGGCGTTCGGCGGGGCGGCCGTGTCCGTCAGCGCAGACCGCGCGGCGATCGCCGCCGGGTTGATGCCGCGCCTGCGCGCTCTGATGACCGGCGCGCGCCGCAAGCTGGGCCACTTCTCCGACGATGCCGAAGCCCTGGAATTCGTCAATTCCGCGCAGTTCCAGCGGCTGGCCGATCTGGGGACATCGTGCCCCGACCATTTCCTGCGCACCAAGATCGCGCCGCTGACGCTCGATCCGGCAAGGCTGGGCGATGATGCCTATCTTGCCGAAAAGGTCGCCGCCTACCGGGATCTCTATGCCGCCTATTACGAGCGCTGCAAGCGGCCGAACTCGCCCGCGATGCGCGATCCCAACCCGGTCGTCGTGCTGGTGCCGGGCGTGGGGCGCATCACTTTCGCCGCTGACAAGACCACCGCGCGCCTCGCCGGGGAGTTCTATGGCAATGCCATCAATGTGATGCGCGGGGCCGAGGCAATCGGCGATTACATCGCGCTTGACGAGCAGGAAGCCTTCGACATCGAATACTGGCTGCTGGAAGAAGCCAAGCTCCAGCGCATGCCAGCGCCCAGGCCGCTGGTCGGCCGGATCGCGCTTGTCACCGGAGGCGCCGGCGGCATTGGCGCGGCCACTGCCGCACGCCTGATGGCGGAAGGCGCCTGCGTGCTCCTTGCGGACCGCGATGCCGCTGCGGTCGAGGAAGTGCGCGCCGGTTTCGCGCGGCAGTTCGGCAGGGACGCGGTGCGCGCCGCCGTCTGCGACGTGACCGACGAGGCGCAGGTCGCCGATGCCTTCGCTTTTGCCGCACGGGAATTCGGCGGGCTGGATATCCTCGTCGCCAATGCCGGCATCGCATCCTCGGCGCCGATCGAGGAGACCACGATCGAGCTGTGGAACCGCAACTACGACGTGCTGGCTCAGGGCTATTTCCTGACCAGTCGCGCTGCCTGGCCGCTGCTGCGCGGCATGAAGGAACAGGGCGGCACCAGTGTCGTCTTCATCGGCTCGAAGAACGGCGTCGCCGCCGCGACCAATGCCAGCGCCTATGCTTCGGCCAAGGCGGCCGCCAACCATCTGGCCCGCTGCCTTGCGCTGGAAGGGGCGCCGCACGGCATCCGCGTCAACGTGGTCAATCCCGATGCGGTCATCAAGGGCAGCCGCATCTGGGACGGCGACTGGCGCAAGGAGCGCGCTGGCGCGCATGGCATAGACTCAGGCCGCGAACTGGAAGAACATTACCGCCAGCGCTCGATGCTGAAGCGCGATGTGCTGCCGTCCGACATCGCCGAAGCGGTCTATTTCCTGGCCGGCGACCAGTCGGCGAAATCTACCGGCAACATGATCAACGTGGATGCCGGAAACGCCCAGGCATTCACGCGCTGA
- a CDS encoding FGGY-family carbohydrate kinase produces MSIEATHIVVDIGKTLSKVTAWSRGGRMLDRQVRPNRLVSADGIRRLDADGIGAWLVETLARYRDCPVETIVPVAHGAGFAALGDDGLLFAPLDYEQAIPADVMAAYRALRDPFRVTGSPALPDGLNLGAQIYWMEQVHPEAMKAATLVPWAQYWAWFLTGRAVSEVTSLGCHSDLWCPGDARFSPMAERRGWARRFAPLVKAGDVVGALRGELAARTGLPAKVQVLAGLHDSNAALLAVRGFPEIARQEATILSTGTWFIAMRLAAQAVSTTDLPEARDTLVNVDAYGSPVPSARFMGGREIETVIQLDTRRVDIRPDQPRLMEALPAILKRGTMMMPTLAPGFGPFPDGEARWVNAPVEWSGTWYARRACVCLYAALVADTALDLIGSKDRLLIEGRFADAEVFVRALAALRPKTEVFVANAHNDVSFGALRLIDPLLQASGGLRRVLPLDGDLSAYKAMWHRAQMTAAA; encoded by the coding sequence ATGAGCATCGAGGCCACCCATATTGTCGTCGATATCGGCAAGACCCTGAGCAAGGTGACTGCGTGGTCGCGCGGCGGCAGGATGCTCGATCGCCAGGTGCGCCCGAACCGGCTAGTCAGCGCGGACGGCATCCGCCGGCTCGACGCGGACGGCATCGGCGCCTGGCTTGTCGAGACGCTGGCGCGTTACCGCGACTGCCCGGTCGAGACGATCGTGCCGGTCGCCCACGGCGCTGGTTTTGCGGCGCTGGGCGATGACGGCCTGCTGTTCGCGCCGCTCGACTATGAACAGGCGATCCCCGCCGACGTCATGGCCGCCTACCGCGCGCTGCGCGATCCGTTTCGCGTAACCGGCTCCCCCGCCCTTCCCGACGGGCTGAACCTGGGCGCGCAGATCTACTGGATGGAGCAGGTCCACCCCGAAGCCATGAAGGCCGCCACGCTGGTGCCCTGGGCGCAGTACTGGGCCTGGTTCCTGACCGGCCGGGCGGTGAGCGAAGTGACCAGCCTGGGCTGCCACAGCGACTTGTGGTGCCCCGGCGACGCGCGGTTCTCGCCGATGGCGGAGCGGCGTGGCTGGGCGCGGCGCTTCGCTCCGTTGGTGAAGGCAGGCGATGTGGTCGGCGCGCTGCGGGGCGAACTGGCCGCCAGAACCGGCCTTCCCGCCAAAGTGCAGGTCCTGGCGGGACTGCACGATTCCAACGCCGCCCTGCTGGCCGTGCGCGGCTTTCCCGAAATAGCCCGGCAGGAAGCGACGATCCTTTCCACCGGCACCTGGTTCATCGCCATGCGCCTTGCCGCGCAGGCCGTTTCGACCACCGACCTGCCTGAAGCGCGCGACACCCTCGTCAACGTGGATGCCTATGGCTCGCCGGTCCCCTCGGCGCGGTTCATGGGCGGGCGGGAGATCGAGACGGTGATCCAGCTCGATACCCGCCGCGTCGATATCCGGCCCGACCAGCCCAGGCTGATGGAAGCGCTGCCCGCCATTCTCAAGCGCGGCACGATGATGATGCCCACCCTGGCGCCCGGCTTCGGCCCCTTCCCCGATGGCGAGGCGCGCTGGGTGAATGCGCCGGTCGAGTGGTCGGGCACCTGGTACGCAAGGCGCGCCTGCGTGTGCCTTTACGCCGCGCTTGTCGCCGACACGGCGCTGGATCTGATCGGGTCAAAGGATCGCCTGCTGATCGAGGGCCGGTTCGCGGATGCGGAAGTCTTCGTGCGCGCGCTGGCCGCCCTGCGTCCCAAGACGGAGGTCTTCGTGGCCAATGCGCACAACGACGTCTCGTTCGGAGCGCTGCGGCTGATCGACCCGCTGCTCCAGGCCAGCGGCGGTCTCAGGCGAGTGCTGCCGCTGGACGGCGACCTTTCGGCATACAAGGCCATGTGGCACCGCGCGCAGATGACTGCGGCGGCCTGA
- the rhaT gene encoding L-rhamnose/proton symporter RhaT yields the protein MGGNPALGVIFHWLGGFASASFYVPYKRIKLWSWEVFWLAGGVFSWAIAPWLFASLRTADLLGVLSSTPTNTLLWCWFWGAMWGFGGLTFGLTMRYLGLSLGMAVALGLTTIIGTMGPPIFHGTIGDIASRLSGKLTLLGIVVTLAGIVVVARAGNAKDKDLAGRASEGVAEFDLRKGLLIAVFSGVMSGCFAWGLDAGQPIRDLTLAAGTDPLSQGLPVLCVVLAGGLTTNALWCGWLIWRNRSFGQFLGAAPAGGDGKKPALLANYLLAALGGTLWYFQFFFYTMGESQMGRYGFSSWTLHMASIILFATLWGFALKEWKGASVRTRTLVWLGIGLLVGSTVIIGAGNMLEAAPALN from the coding sequence ATGGGCGGAAATCCGGCGCTGGGCGTCATCTTCCACTGGCTGGGCGGATTTGCCTCCGCCAGCTTCTACGTGCCGTACAAGCGCATCAAGCTGTGGTCCTGGGAAGTGTTCTGGCTGGCGGGCGGGGTGTTTTCGTGGGCCATAGCGCCCTGGCTCTTCGCCTCGCTGCGCACGGCCGACCTGCTGGGCGTGCTGTCTTCCACGCCCACGAACACGCTGCTGTGGTGCTGGTTCTGGGGCGCGATGTGGGGCTTTGGCGGGCTGACCTTCGGCCTGACCATGCGCTACCTTGGCCTGTCGCTGGGGATGGCGGTAGCGCTGGGCCTCACCACGATCATCGGCACGATGGGGCCGCCGATCTTCCATGGCACCATCGGCGATATCGCATCGCGCCTCAGCGGCAAGCTGACGCTGCTGGGCATCGTGGTGACGCTGGCCGGGATCGTCGTCGTCGCCCGCGCCGGCAATGCCAAGGACAAGGATCTGGCGGGCCGCGCTTCCGAAGGCGTCGCCGAGTTCGACTTGCGCAAGGGCCTGTTGATCGCGGTCTTCTCGGGCGTCATGTCGGGCTGCTTCGCTTGGGGCCTCGACGCCGGGCAACCGATCCGCGACCTCACCCTTGCCGCCGGGACCGACCCGCTGAGCCAGGGCCTGCCCGTGCTCTGCGTGGTCCTGGCGGGCGGGTTGACCACCAATGCCCTGTGGTGCGGCTGGCTGATCTGGCGCAATCGCAGCTTCGGCCAGTTCCTCGGCGCCGCCCCGGCAGGCGGGGACGGGAAAAAGCCTGCCCTGCTCGCCAACTATCTGCTGGCGGCGCTGGGCGGCACATTGTGGTACTTCCAGTTCTTCTTCTACACCATGGGCGAAAGCCAGATGGGGCGCTACGGCTTCTCGTCATGGACGCTGCACATGGCCTCGATCATCCTGTTCGCCACGCTCTGGGGCTTCGCGCTCAAGGAGTGGAAAGGGGCCAGTGTCCGCACCCGAACGCTGGTGTGGCTGGGCATCGGCCTGCTGGTGGGATCGACGGTCATCATCGGCGCAGGCAACATGCTGGAAGCGGCGCCCGCCCTGAATTGA
- a CDS encoding DeoR/GlpR family DNA-binding transcription regulator, which translates to MHSSERERLILEAVTATGFISYRAIEAQLDASPATIRRDLTRLEEAGLILRVHGGAKLPEDERADRPQGLSGTPFAQSITQNLPAKQAIGRAAAALCQPGEGIMIDGGTTTLQMCPHLAGLDCQVLTNSLHIVDALLPQPGTRVLLPSGTVFREQNIVLAPAGEDSMPRFHAPKLFMGAAAVGRQGVMQQDVILVAAERRFIDRAEEVILLVDSTKFTSSSGAIVCGLDEVSTIVTDAGIPSAVAEQVRSSGIRLLIA; encoded by the coding sequence ATGCATTCGTCTGAACGAGAACGCCTGATCCTGGAAGCGGTGACCGCCACCGGCTTCATCAGCTACCGGGCGATAGAGGCCCAGCTCGACGCTTCGCCGGCGACGATCCGACGCGATCTGACCCGGCTGGAAGAAGCGGGCCTGATCCTGCGCGTCCACGGCGGAGCCAAGCTGCCGGAAGACGAGCGTGCGGATCGCCCGCAAGGGCTTTCCGGGACGCCGTTCGCGCAGTCGATAACCCAGAACCTGCCCGCCAAGCAGGCGATCGGCCGTGCCGCCGCCGCGCTATGTCAGCCGGGTGAAGGGATCATGATCGACGGGGGCACCACCACGCTGCAGATGTGCCCGCATCTTGCCGGGCTGGACTGCCAGGTGCTGACCAATTCGTTGCACATCGTCGATGCCCTGCTGCCGCAGCCGGGAACACGGGTCCTGCTGCCTTCCGGCACGGTATTTCGCGAACAGAACATCGTGCTGGCGCCTGCCGGAGAGGATTCGATGCCGCGCTTCCATGCCCCCAAGCTATTCATGGGCGCGGCCGCCGTGGGCCGGCAGGGCGTGATGCAGCAGGACGTCATACTGGTCGCCGCAGAACGTCGTTTCATAGACCGGGCCGAGGAGGTGATCCTGCTGGTCGACAGCACCAAGTTCACCTCGTCCTCCGGCGCGATCGTGTGCGGGCTGGACGAGGTTAGCACCATCGTCACCGATGCCGGTATCCCCTCCGCCGTGGCCGAACAGGTGCGGTCCTCCGGCATCCGGCTGCTGATCGCCTGA
- a CDS encoding DUF1593 domain-containing protein, whose product MLMKRFAPALLAAAVFGLQGHGHAAPTPAAQAAPAKPRVIVLTDVGSDPDDMESMVRFLLYTNEFDVAALVPSTSRHLKDSVHPEQILKRIDAYEAVLPNLRAHAGGWPSAAALRSAVKPGRPEYGMAGVGAGKDTEGSRAIVAALDSPDPRPLWICVWGGAVDLAQALWSLRETRPAADVARLAAKLRVYSISDQDNAGPWVRRQFPDVFWIVSLTAHRHYNLSTWGGISGDRMYYFEGPDFTTVSKEWLRENVQIGPLGKLYPSYEFIMEGDTPSFLYLVANGLGVPEHPDYGSWGGRYGKVSEWDGVWTDTSDLVTGADGRTYQTNKATIWRWRDAFQQDFAARIQWTLQSSFKGANHAPMLTLNGQPGIAPVEIVARPGDTVRLSAAGSRDPDGDKVDYTWWQYREAEAVNRSPPVNLQRGDPLDTRFIVPEVSEPTRFHVILEARDKGTPALTSYRRAIVSVSPARR is encoded by the coding sequence ATGTTGATGAAACGCTTTGCGCCGGCGCTGCTCGCGGCGGCTGTATTCGGCCTTCAGGGCCATGGCCATGCTGCGCCGACACCTGCGGCGCAGGCGGCGCCGGCAAAGCCGCGCGTGATCGTGTTGACCGACGTCGGCTCCGATCCCGACGACATGGAATCGATGGTGCGGTTCCTGCTTTACACCAACGAATTCGATGTGGCGGCGCTGGTGCCCTCGACCTCGCGCCATCTCAAGGATTCCGTCCACCCCGAACAGATCCTGAAGCGCATCGACGCCTATGAGGCGGTTCTGCCAAACCTGCGTGCCCATGCGGGAGGGTGGCCCAGCGCCGCCGCCTTGCGCAGCGCGGTCAAACCCGGCCGGCCCGAATACGGCATGGCCGGCGTCGGCGCCGGAAAGGACACGGAAGGATCGCGCGCGATCGTCGCCGCGCTCGACAGCCCGGACCCGCGTCCCTTGTGGATTTGCGTATGGGGCGGCGCGGTGGATCTCGCACAGGCGCTGTGGTCCCTGCGCGAGACGCGCCCGGCGGCGGACGTGGCGCGCCTTGCGGCCAAGCTGCGCGTCTATTCCATCTCCGACCAGGACAATGCCGGTCCATGGGTGCGCCGACAGTTCCCGGACGTGTTCTGGATCGTCAGCCTGACCGCGCACCGGCATTACAATCTTTCCACCTGGGGCGGGATTTCGGGTGATCGCATGTACTATTTCGAGGGGCCGGACTTCACGACCGTCTCGAAGGAGTGGCTGCGCGAAAACGTACAGATCGGCCCGCTGGGCAAGCTCTATCCCAGTTATGAATTCATCATGGAAGGCGACACGCCCAGCTTCCTCTACCTGGTCGCCAATGGCCTGGGCGTTCCCGAACACCCGGACTACGGAAGCTGGGGCGGGCGCTACGGCAAGGTTTCCGAGTGGGACGGCGTGTGGACCGATACCAGCGACCTTGTAACCGGCGCGGATGGCAGGACCTACCAGACCAACAAGGCGACGATCTGGCGCTGGCGCGACGCGTTCCAGCAAGACTTTGCCGCGCGCATCCAGTGGACGCTGCAATCCTCGTTCAAGGGCGCCAACCATGCGCCGATGCTGACGCTGAATGGCCAGCCCGGCATCGCCCCGGTCGAGATCGTGGCCCGCCCCGGCGACACTGTCCGGCTATCCGCCGCAGGTTCGCGCGACCCGGATGGTGACAAGGTAGACTACACCTGGTGGCAATACCGCGAGGCCGAAGCGGTCAATCGCAGTCCCCCCGTCAACCTCCAGCGCGGCGACCCGCTCGACACGCGTTTCATAGTCCCCGAAGTGAGCGAGCCGACTCGCTTCCACGTCATTCTTGAGGCGCGGGACAAGGGCACGCCCGCTTTGACCAGCTATCGCCGTGCGATCGTTTCGGTCAGCCCGGCGCGGCGCTGA
- a CDS encoding TonB-dependent receptor: MFKEERLHSAAKSALFLSAVSVLALANAAYAQEAPAAAAPQASFEDGATPEDIIVTGMRASQKAAIDIKRDSIAVVDSIVAEDLGKLPDQNVAESLQRIAGVTIERNRGEGRYITVRGFGPKFNAVTVNGRTLATDNNGREFSFDVLPSEIIGGADVYKSPQANINGASIGATVDVKTLRAIDQKEQFAFSASGGQMWAELADKFNPEASGVASWRNADKTIGISLAGVYTKRDTRNDEFTIGAGHVYRSSTDSYYNAGGVPRARIGPDVAPFSRVSMPSNLSPFFFERSLERYGFSGSLQFRPTDTLSLSFDGLYSKADFTEQQTGLAYDFSGGTLVEQVVEGGEAVYQRYQGGFVDQILQYDRRKVTTSQFGANAEWKPTDTLRFSVDVSRSKAERRGKEDNLFTTIRRKNTDLWFDRRSGNPIYDYGFTNPNYPNAATSPQGITAHYYIWGGGTDVDDKIGEYRFDTDWQATSNLKLFAGGMIANRKKILTGDEMPFGEQCAYCGSDRVLPSALFRPTNRNFFQGAGGSNILHDWVIYDPARLVGVIDQFAAEDGKAFNPAVFSPSASSVIDEKVRIGYVMANFQTDLGSMPLTINAGLRYENTDYTSSGASRTVLSAKPNGQGQNLIVVSPIVPVSFRGKYHDWLPSLNIKLEVARDVILRVAASKVMTRPTLTDLSPRQSIQTNPGNETISRGNPDLKPFRAKQVEAGAEWYFSDSSLLSFAAFYKKIDSFVTLVTTPQLVDEVTFQVTVPGNGKGATVKGFEVGYRQAFTGLPSPLDGLGVQTSFNYTKSDAKYENTVANVSYGLEGLSKTSYSLVGYYEKYGVQARLAYTWRDNFLQVASGRNGEPEYFAAYGQLDAGLSYEVTPQFTVFADAINLNDAKEFIYSVTENRTKEYRKTGRRFSGGVRVRF; encoded by the coding sequence ATGTTTAAGGAGGAACGGCTTCACAGCGCGGCCAAATCAGCGCTGTTTCTTTCGGCTGTGTCAGTGCTAGCGCTGGCAAATGCGGCATACGCGCAGGAAGCCCCTGCCGCAGCTGCCCCGCAAGCCAGCTTCGAGGACGGCGCCACTCCCGAGGACATCATCGTCACCGGCATGCGCGCCAGCCAGAAGGCGGCCATCGACATCAAGCGCGATTCCATCGCGGTGGTCGATTCCATCGTGGCTGAGGACCTCGGCAAGCTGCCGGACCAGAACGTCGCGGAATCGCTGCAGCGCATCGCCGGTGTCACCATCGAGCGTAACCGTGGCGAGGGCCGCTACATCACCGTTCGCGGCTTCGGGCCTAAGTTCAACGCCGTGACCGTCAACGGCCGTACCCTGGCGACCGACAACAACGGCCGCGAATTCTCGTTCGACGTTCTGCCGTCCGAGATCATCGGCGGCGCCGATGTCTACAAGTCGCCGCAGGCCAACATCAACGGCGCCTCGATCGGCGCCACGGTCGACGTGAAGACCCTGCGCGCGATCGACCAGAAGGAGCAGTTCGCCTTCAGCGCATCGGGCGGCCAGATGTGGGCCGAACTGGCGGACAAGTTCAACCCCGAGGCATCCGGCGTCGCCTCGTGGCGCAACGCGGACAAGACTATCGGTATCTCGCTGGCAGGCGTCTATACCAAGCGTGATACCCGCAACGATGAATTCACCATCGGCGCCGGTCACGTGTACCGTTCCAGCACCGACTCCTATTACAATGCAGGCGGTGTTCCCCGCGCACGCATCGGGCCCGACGTGGCGCCGTTCAGCCGTGTCTCGATGCCGTCCAACCTTTCGCCGTTCTTCTTCGAGCGCAGCCTGGAACGCTACGGCTTCTCCGGCTCGCTGCAGTTCCGTCCGACCGATACCCTGTCGCTCTCGTTCGACGGGCTGTATTCCAAGGCGGACTTCACCGAACAGCAAACGGGCCTGGCCTACGATTTCTCCGGCGGCACCCTGGTCGAACAGGTGGTCGAAGGCGGAGAGGCGGTCTATCAGCGCTATCAGGGCGGCTTCGTCGACCAGATCCTGCAGTACGATCGCCGCAAGGTCACCACCAGCCAGTTCGGCGCCAATGCCGAGTGGAAGCCCACCGACACGCTGCGCTTCAGCGTCGATGTCTCGCGCTCCAAGGCCGAGCGCCGGGGCAAGGAAGACAACCTGTTCACGACGATCCGCCGCAAGAACACAGACCTGTGGTTCGATCGCCGCAGCGGTAACCCGATCTACGATTACGGGTTCACCAACCCCAACTATCCCAATGCCGCGACCAGTCCGCAGGGGATCACCGCCCACTATTACATCTGGGGCGGCGGCACCGACGTGGACGACAAGATCGGCGAATATCGCTTCGACACCGATTGGCAGGCGACGTCCAACCTCAAGCTCTTCGCGGGCGGCATGATCGCCAACCGCAAGAAGATCCTGACCGGCGATGAGATGCCCTTCGGCGAACAGTGCGCCTATTGCGGTTCCGACCGGGTGCTGCCGTCTGCCCTGTTCCGCCCGACCAACCGCAACTTCTTCCAGGGCGCAGGCGGGAGCAACATCCTGCATGACTGGGTGATCTACGATCCGGCGCGTCTGGTCGGCGTGATCGACCAGTTCGCGGCTGAGGACGGCAAGGCCTTCAACCCGGCGGTATTCTCACCCTCGGCCTCGTCGGTGATCGATGAGAAGGTGCGGATCGGCTATGTCATGGCCAACTTCCAGACCGACCTGGGTTCGATGCCGCTGACCATCAACGCCGGCCTGCGCTACGAAAACACCGACTACACGTCGAGCGGGGCGTCGCGCACAGTGCTCAGCGCCAAGCCGAACGGGCAGGGGCAGAACCTCATCGTGGTCTCGCCGATCGTCCCGGTCAGCTTCCGTGGCAAGTATCATGACTGGCTGCCGTCGCTGAACATCAAGCTGGAGGTCGCGCGCGACGTGATCCTGCGCGTTGCGGCATCCAAGGTGATGACGCGCCCGACGCTGACGGACCTGTCGCCGCGCCAGTCGATCCAGACCAATCCGGGCAACGAGACGATCAGCCGCGGCAACCCGGACCTCAAGCCGTTCCGCGCCAAGCAGGTCGAGGCCGGGGCAGAGTGGTACTTCTCGGACAGCTCGCTGCTTTCGTTCGCGGCGTTCTACAAGAAGATCGACTCGTTCGTGACGCTCGTCACCACGCCCCAGCTGGTCGACGAAGTGACGTTCCAGGTCACTGTGCCCGGCAATGGCAAGGGCGCCACGGTGAAGGGTTTCGAGGTGGGTTACCGCCAGGCCTTCACCGGCCTGCCGTCCCCTCTCGACGGGCTGGGCGTCCAGACCAGCTTCAACTACACCAAGTCCGATGCCAAGTACGAGAACACTGTCGCCAACGTCTCCTACGGGCTGGAGGGGCTTTCGAAGACCTCGTACAGCCTTGTCGGATATTACGAGAAGTACGGTGTGCAGGCGCGTCTCGCCTATACCTGGCGCGACAACTTCCTGCAGGTCGCCTCGGGCCGCAACGGCGAGCCGGAATACTTCGCAGCCTATGGCCAGCTCGATGCCGGGCTGTCCTATGAGGTGACGCCGCAGTTCACGGTCTTCGCTGATGCGATCAACCTCAACGATGCGAAGGAGTTCATCTACTCCGTCACCGAGAACCGCACCAAGGAGTACCGCAAGACCGGTCGCCGTTTCTCGGGCGGCGTGCGCGTCCGGTTCTGA
- a CDS encoding MFS transporter, whose amino-acid sequence MMHGGTAEPARAWVEGGARWRLQLSLMVNFFLLMALYSGVLGVLLPNQIAELSPDSKENNLALLFAITSIFSTLATPIAGALSDRTRTRWGRRSPWIAVGSLVGSACLFGVSWMTGFWSLVVLWVMAAIAYNSMQPAMTTLVADRFAPETRGGVSGIVGAGMTAGLTAGTVVAGYLASERVLAYGLFAGAIAASCIAFVAINREPPSDALPRRTMHWGAFFKSFWISPREHPDFAWAFASRFTIYMGYQAVAAYLLYILRDYIGLADGASNVAIANMALITLVCLVVSSLASGWLSDRLQRRKPFVIGGSLIMGAAMAAPLIAPSMAGMWVYAGVIGIGYGMFMSIDMALMTQVLPQAALGDEGKDLGVLTTAVNIPQIISPVMAAVLLTVFSGDYRAIFITALFFVFASALCVLPIKSVR is encoded by the coding sequence ATGATGCACGGGGGCACCGCAGAGCCTGCACGGGCATGGGTGGAGGGCGGGGCGCGCTGGCGCCTGCAGCTTTCGCTGATGGTCAACTTCTTCCTGCTGATGGCGCTTTACAGCGGCGTTCTGGGGGTGCTGCTGCCTAACCAGATCGCCGAACTGTCGCCCGATTCGAAAGAGAACAACCTCGCGTTGCTCTTCGCGATTACCTCCATCTTCTCGACCTTGGCGACGCCGATCGCAGGCGCCTTGTCCGACCGTACACGTACGCGGTGGGGGCGGCGTTCGCCGTGGATCGCGGTGGGTTCGCTGGTGGGGTCGGCGTGTCTGTTCGGGGTTTCCTGGATGACCGGGTTCTGGTCGCTGGTGGTGCTCTGGGTCATGGCGGCGATCGCTTACAATTCGATGCAGCCGGCAATGACTACGCTGGTCGCCGACCGTTTCGCGCCGGAGACGCGCGGCGGGGTTTCGGGGATCGTCGGCGCGGGCATGACGGCCGGACTTACCGCCGGCACCGTGGTGGCCGGCTATCTCGCATCGGAGCGCGTGCTTGCCTACGGCCTGTTTGCCGGGGCTATAGCGGCCTCGTGCATCGCCTTCGTTGCGATCAATCGCGAACCGCCGAGCGATGCCTTGCCGCGCCGGACGATGCATTGGGGCGCATTCTTCAAGAGCTTCTGGATCAGCCCGCGCGAGCATCCCGACTTTGCCTGGGCCTTTGCCAGCCGCTTCACGATCTACATGGGTTACCAGGCGGTAGCGGCCTATCTGCTTTATATCCTGCGCGACTATATCGGGCTGGCAGACGGGGCCTCGAATGTCGCGATCGCCAACATGGCGCTCATCACGCTGGTCTGCCTGGTGGTTTCCTCGCTCGCATCGGGATGGCTGTCCGACCGGTTGCAGCGCCGCAAGCCTTTCGTGATCGGCGGCAGCCTGATCATGGGCGCGGCAATGGCGGCCCCGCTGATCGCACCTTCCATGGCGGGCATGTGGGTCTACGCCGGGGTGATCGGCATCGGTTACGGCATGTTCATGTCGATCGACATGGCATTGATGACACAAGTGCTGCCCCAGGCCGCGTTGGGCGACGAGGGCAAGGATCTTGGCGTGCTGACCACCGCCGTCAACATTCCGCAAATCATCAGCCCGGTCATGGCTGCGGTCCTGCTGACGGTATTTTCCGGCGATTACCGGGCGATCTTCATCACTGCGCTGTTCTTCGTCTTCGCTTCAGCGCTGTGCGTACTGCCGATTAAGTCAGTACGATAA